In Halorussus limi, a genomic segment contains:
- a CDS encoding DUF5789 family protein — MSESGDDSREMGLELGDLKDDLRDADYPMDADELMEQFGDYEIGLSDGEESFREVMVTGGDETFESADEVEQAILNRVSADAVGRQGYSDRGAGNTEGENTDESF, encoded by the coding sequence ATGAGCGAATCTGGCGACGACAGCCGCGAGATGGGTCTCGAACTCGGCGACCTGAAAGACGACCTTCGGGACGCCGACTACCCGATGGACGCCGACGAACTGATGGAGCAGTTCGGCGACTACGAAATCGGCCTCTCGGACGGCGAGGAGAGCTTTCGGGAGGTCATGGTCACCGGCGGCGACGAGACATTCGAGTCGGCCGACGAGGTCGAACAGGCCATCCTCAACCGGGTCAGCGCCGACGCGGTGGGCCGGCAGGGCTACTCCGACCGGGGCGCCGGTAACACCGAGGGCGAGAACACCGACGAATCGTTCTGA
- a CDS encoding creatininase family protein — translation MDLFDSTWTDADSAATDLALLPVGSVEQHGPHAPLGTDVLTAEAVAEAGAAAYDGEVVVAPAIPVGVAEEHRQFTGTLWVSEDTFRSYVRETVASLAHHGWDRVVLVNGHGGNVGALREVAATIVRHDSAYAVPFTWFEAVGDHADEMGHGGPLETAMLRHVAPDLVREERVEQAREGASDGWGEWVSYANLAVDSAEFTENGVVGDPAAGPEARGEELLELAGEALVSLLEAVESRNVTLPPHK, via the coding sequence ATGGACCTCTTCGACTCGACGTGGACCGACGCCGATTCGGCCGCGACCGACCTCGCGCTCCTGCCGGTCGGGAGCGTCGAACAGCACGGTCCCCACGCGCCGCTCGGAACCGACGTGCTGACCGCGGAGGCGGTCGCGGAGGCGGGCGCGGCGGCCTACGACGGCGAGGTGGTCGTCGCGCCCGCGATTCCGGTCGGCGTCGCCGAGGAACACCGCCAGTTCACCGGCACGCTGTGGGTCAGCGAGGACACCTTCCGGAGCTACGTCCGCGAGACCGTCGCCAGCCTCGCGCACCACGGCTGGGACCGGGTGGTACTCGTGAACGGCCACGGCGGCAACGTGGGTGCGCTCCGAGAGGTCGCCGCGACCATCGTCCGCCACGACTCGGCCTACGCGGTCCCGTTCACGTGGTTCGAGGCGGTCGGCGACCACGCCGACGAGATGGGTCACGGCGGGCCGCTGGAGACCGCGATGCTCCGACACGTCGCGCCAGACCTCGTGCGCGAAGAGCGCGTCGAGCAAGCCCGCGAGGGGGCCAGCGACGGCTGGGGCGAGTGGGTCAGCTACGCGAATCTGGCGGTCGATTCGGCGGAGTTCACGGAGAACGGCGTCGTCGGCGACCCCGCTGCGGGACCGGAAGCGCGCGGCGAGGAACTGCTGGAACTGGCGGGCGAGGCGCTGGTGTCGCTGTTGGAAGCGGTCGAGTCGAGGAACGTGACGCTACCGCCGCACAAGTAG
- a CDS encoding DUF5790 family protein, with product MSQSTLDEDELFGEAANEVREDVEASLEQAGDALPDTDEIWNVEADNTLGALNALRSALDTGDAADHLRDAKKWYTMGERADAFEDADDLEAEIERVGEAIEDIEDAKAQVGDLTSTIPGLKNTLESLQTADEDAEEEEETADDESDETDAEEESEAAEADDEDAEEVEAAD from the coding sequence ATGAGCCAATCGACACTCGACGAGGACGAGTTGTTCGGCGAGGCGGCCAACGAGGTCCGCGAGGACGTGGAGGCCAGTCTCGAACAGGCGGGCGACGCGCTCCCCGACACCGACGAAATCTGGAACGTCGAGGCCGACAACACGCTTGGCGCGCTCAACGCGCTCCGGTCGGCGCTCGACACCGGCGACGCCGCCGACCATCTCCGAGACGCCAAGAAGTGGTACACCATGGGCGAACGCGCCGACGCCTTCGAGGACGCCGACGACCTCGAAGCCGAAATCGAGCGCGTCGGTGAGGCCATCGAGGACATCGAGGACGCCAAAGCGCAGGTCGGCGACCTCACAAGCACGATTCCCGGCCTGAAGAACACTCTCGAGAGCCTCCAGACCGCCGACGAAGACGCCGAGGAGGAGGAGGAGACGGCCGACGACGAATCCGACGAGACGGACGCCGAAGAGGAGTCCGAGGCGGCGGAAGCGGACGACGAAGACGCCGAGGAAGTCGAGGCCGCGGACTGA